From the Streptococcus halotolerans genome, the window AATTAAAAAAGCTTATCGTAAGATGTCTAAAAAATACCATCCAGACATCAATAAGGAAGCTGGCGCTGAACAAAAGTACAAAGATGTTCAGGAGGCTTATGAAACCCTAAGTGATAGTCAAAAACGTGCTGCCTATGATCAATATGGTGCAGCAGGTGCTAGTGGCTTTGGTGGTGGAGCTGGAGGCTTTGGCGGTTTTGAGGGAGCTGGTGGTTTTAGTAGCTTTGAAGACATCTTCTCAAGTTTCTTTGGAGGAGGTGGTGCTAGCCGAAATCCAAATGCTCCTCGCCAAGGTGACGACTTGCAATACCGTGTCAACCTCAAGTTTGAAGAAGCTATTTTTGGGGCAGAAAAAGAGGTTACTTATAGCCGTGAAGCCACTTGTCACACTTGTGGAGGAAATGGAGCTAAACCAGGCAGTCACCCTGTCACTTGTGGTCGCTGTCATGGGCAAGGTTTTATTAATATAGACAGACAAACCCCACTTGGAATGATGCGTCATCAAGCCACTTGTGATGTCTGTCATGGAACAGGTCAAGAGATTAAAGATCCATGTACAACTTGCCACGGAACAGGTCATGAAAAAGAAAATCACAAAGTTGATGTCAAAATCCCCGCGGGTGTTGAAACTGGTCAGCAAATCCGTCTTCAAGGTCAAGGGGAAGCCGGTCATAATGGTGGCCCTTACGGAGATCTTTTCGTTGTTATCAATGTTATGAAGAGTGATAAATTCGAACGCGAAGGGGCAACCATCTACTACAACATGAATGTCAGCTTTGTCCAAGCGGCACTCGGTGATGTGGTTGATATTCCAACCGTTCATGGTGACGTTGAATTGACCATCCCAGCTGGTACGCAAACAGGTAAAACATTCCGTCTCAAAGGTAAAGGTGCGCCACGTCTTCGTGGTAATGGTCAAGGTGATCAACACGTGACTATCAATATCGTAACGCCAACTAAGTTGAACGATGCACAAAAAGAAGCACTGCAAGCTTTTGCTGAAGCTGGTGGTGAGAAAGTTCATCCTCAAAAGAAAAAAGGTTTCTTTGATAAGGTCAAAGATGCTATTGATGATTTATAAAAAAAGAATCCCTAATCGCTTGATTGGGGATTTCTTGATTTTAGATGGAAAGGATGTTAAACTATCTTAAACTTTCCCAAGGAGATCTGCCTATGTTACTTGAAGAATTCGACACCAACAAAGAAGCTATTATTAATCCAGATATGATTAATGAGCCTATCGAAGGATTTCCTGAAACAGTAGTGACTTGCTTTGCACGCGGGACTTTCGAGAGGATATTAAACGAGTTACCACATCGGCTTATCGTGTCAACTAGTGTGGCTAATCTAGATATTCCTATTTATGAAG encodes:
- the dnaJ gene encoding molecular chaperone DnaJ is translated as MNNTEFYERLGVSKDASQDEIKKAYRKMSKKYHPDINKEAGAEQKYKDVQEAYETLSDSQKRAAYDQYGAAGASGFGGGAGGFGGFEGAGGFSSFEDIFSSFFGGGGASRNPNAPRQGDDLQYRVNLKFEEAIFGAEKEVTYSREATCHTCGGNGAKPGSHPVTCGRCHGQGFINIDRQTPLGMMRHQATCDVCHGTGQEIKDPCTTCHGTGHEKENHKVDVKIPAGVETGQQIRLQGQGEAGHNGGPYGDLFVVINVMKSDKFEREGATIYYNMNVSFVQAALGDVVDIPTVHGDVELTIPAGTQTGKTFRLKGKGAPRLRGNGQGDQHVTINIVTPTKLNDAQKEALQAFAEAGGEKVHPQKKKGFFDKVKDAIDDL